Proteins from one Pontibacter korlensis genomic window:
- a CDS encoding glutathione peroxidase, whose product MLKKFTNSLQTAMLLGLLSITVACQQSNGANQTTETMASEMSTNNQISDFYTFKVNGLDGKEVDFSQYKGKKVLLVNTASECGYTPQYEGLQQLHETHGDEVVVLGFPANNFGGQEPGSHEEIASFCQKNYGVSFQMFEKVSVKGEDKHPLYVWLTENAPGNEEPSWNFCKYLVDENGKVVAFYPSKVKPMDEELLSAIQK is encoded by the coding sequence ATGCTCAAAAAGTTTACAAACTCTCTACAAACAGCTATGCTGCTGGGCCTGTTAAGTATAACAGTGGCTTGCCAGCAGAGCAATGGTGCTAACCAAACAACCGAAACAATGGCTTCAGAAATGAGTACCAACAACCAGATCAGCGACTTTTACACATTTAAAGTGAATGGGCTGGATGGCAAAGAAGTGGATTTCTCTCAGTATAAAGGCAAAAAAGTATTGCTGGTAAACACTGCCTCTGAGTGCGGCTACACCCCGCAGTACGAGGGTCTACAGCAGCTGCACGAAACACACGGAGATGAGGTGGTAGTGCTGGGCTTTCCGGCTAACAACTTTGGCGGCCAAGAGCCGGGCTCTCACGAGGAGATTGCCTCTTTCTGCCAAAAGAACTATGGCGTAAGCTTTCAGATGTTTGAAAAAGTATCTGTAAAAGGAGAAGACAAGCATCCGCTGTATGTGTGGCTGACAGAGAATGCTCCGGGCAACGAAGAACCAAGTTGGAACTTCTGCAAGTACCTAGTTGATGAAAATGGTAAAGTAGTGGCCTTCTATCCATCTAAGGTTAAGCCGATGGATGAGGAACTGCTAAGTGCTATACAAAAGTAG
- a CDS encoding 1,4-dihydroxy-2-naphthoate polyprenyltransferase, which yields MNTSHHTNTQNPGLIKVWISAFRPRTLPLALSCIGMGGFMAAANGFFNATVVALCIFTTLFLQILSNLANDYGDSKHGADSVHREGPVRAVQAGLIQAEQMKKGMIVFSLLSLVSGLLLLWVAFGTEGMLLFLLFLVLGLASIWAAINYTAGDNPYGYAGLGDIFVFIFFGLVGVLGTYFLQAQALEATVILPALVCGFFSVAVLNVNNIRDINSDVLAGKRSIPVRLGPKRARVYHVLILFSGVLSAFAYVLLTYESPWQFLFVLTLPLVLVNGVNVWRKQTSKELDPYLKQMAMTTLLFVLLFGIGQVL from the coding sequence TTGAATACATCACATCACACAAATACCCAGAATCCAGGTCTAATAAAGGTCTGGATTTCGGCTTTTAGGCCTCGCACCCTTCCGCTGGCACTCTCTTGTATAGGCATGGGAGGCTTTATGGCAGCTGCGAATGGCTTTTTCAATGCAACGGTGGTAGCGCTCTGTATATTTACAACGCTCTTTCTGCAGATACTCTCTAACCTTGCCAACGACTACGGCGACTCCAAGCACGGAGCCGACAGTGTACATAGGGAAGGACCAGTGCGGGCAGTGCAGGCTGGCCTTATTCAGGCTGAGCAAATGAAGAAAGGTATGATCGTGTTTAGCCTGCTGTCGCTGGTTTCAGGTTTGCTGCTGTTGTGGGTAGCCTTCGGAACTGAAGGTATGCTGCTCTTTCTGCTGTTCCTGGTGCTGGGGCTTGCCTCTATCTGGGCAGCTATTAACTATACCGCAGGCGACAACCCTTATGGCTACGCAGGCTTGGGAGATATTTTCGTGTTCATCTTCTTCGGGTTGGTGGGCGTACTAGGTACATACTTTCTGCAAGCGCAGGCGCTGGAGGCAACGGTTATACTTCCTGCGCTGGTGTGCGGCTTTTTCTCTGTGGCCGTTCTCAACGTTAACAACATCCGCGATATTAATTCTGATGTATTAGCAGGCAAGCGCTCCATACCCGTAAGGCTTGGGCCGAAGCGTGCGCGCGTGTACCATGTGCTGATACTGTTTAGTGGTGTGCTAAGTGCATTTGCCTATGTGTTGCTAACCTATGAAAGCCCTTGGCAGTTCCTGTTTGTGCTCACACTGCCGCTGGTCTTGGTAAACGGAGTGAATGTGTGGCGAAAGCAGACTTCTAAGGAGCTGGACCCATACTTAAAGCAAATGGCCATGACTACACTGCTGTTCGTGCTTCTGTTTGGGATAGGACAGGTGCTGTAA
- a CDS encoding outer membrane beta-barrel family protein: MKQTALLALCLFFCSFSWAQTTGTIKGVVVDSASQVPLSYVTVVISQPDKEEALKTTFTQDNGAFELSGLPYAPYKLILTFVGYKPFSMNVPAPEPGKPVVDLGKIALVNSAKQLQEVEVTAEKMLITQDIDKISYNVEFDPESKTVTALDMLRKVPMLSLDSDENIQLNGNSNFKVLVNGRNSTLFARNPKDVFKSMPANTIKRIEVITDPPAKYDAEGVGGIINVITHNEPSNGYNGSVHLSQATPDSRFGSASIKAKVGKLGISAYAGVNKFTNPTFNSSFERQDRNTGTSLLQQSKGNSENQFRYIDSEMSYEIDTLNLLSAKFSINRSNWEQLGLQTVDQLNAAGNQTQAFNRNQNTTGNWDGMEAGLDYQHTFKRNKNQLLTLSYKIGDNNNRDEANLSFEEILNYRGPADTRTLNDGKSVEQTMQVDYVHPFKKHTLELGAKTILRDNGSDYFYRNYNAETNTFEEVPELSNEFDYDQDIYAAYTSASLRYDKWGIRAGTRLEQTVVDANFKSSGSVAEQDYLNLIPSLTLTRTLKNMANLKVSYTQRIERPSLWYLNPYVNRQNEKAISYGNPKLEAATSHVFSLGHSMFKNSNSLNSTLTHSFTNNAIQSYTTFNPADSVSATTYGNIGRNSTTTLSLNGNSTLFKKLSLSLNGSLSYSELSGNIEGQNLENSGVSGFMYSYISYRFEKNWRASINAGYYAPRVLLQGRSNGQFWSGFSLSKDFLKDEKASISLSVQNPFNKYFTSYSDISGQNFDQRSEYRYQRRRISIGLSYKFGKLKEDIKRTKRGIKNDDLKSGGGDNGGGGNN, from the coding sequence ATGAAACAAACAGCACTGCTGGCACTGTGTCTATTCTTCTGCTCCTTTAGTTGGGCTCAAACTACAGGTACCATCAAAGGAGTAGTAGTAGATTCTGCCAGTCAAGTACCTCTCAGCTACGTTACCGTAGTTATTAGCCAACCCGACAAAGAAGAAGCGCTCAAAACAACTTTCACTCAGGATAATGGCGCTTTTGAACTATCTGGTCTGCCGTATGCTCCTTACAAGCTTATTTTGACATTTGTTGGGTATAAACCCTTCTCGATGAACGTACCTGCGCCTGAACCAGGTAAGCCTGTGGTAGATTTAGGCAAGATTGCCTTAGTTAACTCTGCCAAACAACTGCAGGAAGTAGAGGTAACAGCCGAGAAAATGCTGATTACCCAAGACATCGACAAAATCAGCTATAATGTAGAGTTTGACCCGGAGAGCAAAACCGTTACTGCACTGGATATGCTCCGTAAGGTGCCCATGCTCAGCCTCGACTCTGACGAGAACATACAGCTAAATGGCAACAGCAACTTTAAGGTGCTGGTAAACGGCAGAAACTCCACCCTCTTCGCCCGCAACCCGAAAGATGTGTTCAAAAGCATGCCCGCCAACACGATTAAGCGCATTGAGGTAATTACCGACCCGCCTGCCAAGTATGATGCAGAGGGCGTTGGCGGTATCATTAACGTGATCACGCACAACGAGCCGTCCAACGGCTACAACGGGAGCGTGCACCTATCGCAGGCTACCCCCGACAGCCGGTTCGGTTCGGCTAGCATCAAGGCCAAAGTCGGCAAGCTCGGCATCTCAGCCTACGCTGGGGTTAACAAGTTCACGAACCCAACCTTTAACAGTAGCTTTGAGCGCCAGGACAGGAACACCGGCACAAGTTTGCTGCAGCAAAGCAAGGGAAACAGCGAGAACCAGTTCCGATACATAGACAGTGAAATGAGCTATGAGATAGACACGCTCAACCTGCTCTCGGCTAAGTTCAGCATTAACAGAAGTAACTGGGAGCAACTGGGTCTGCAGACGGTAGACCAGCTGAATGCAGCAGGTAACCAGACGCAGGCGTTTAACCGCAACCAAAACACCACCGGAAATTGGGACGGTATGGAGGCAGGCCTGGACTATCAGCACACCTTCAAACGGAACAAGAACCAGTTGCTCACGCTCTCTTATAAAATCGGCGACAACAACAACCGCGACGAGGCAAACCTGTCATTTGAGGAGATCCTGAACTACAGGGGACCTGCCGATACCCGTACCCTGAACGACGGAAAATCCGTGGAACAGACCATGCAGGTGGATTACGTGCACCCTTTTAAGAAGCACACGCTGGAGCTTGGCGCCAAAACCATACTCCGAGACAACGGCAGCGACTACTTTTACCGCAATTACAACGCTGAGACCAACACATTTGAGGAGGTGCCCGAGCTGAGCAACGAGTTTGATTACGACCAGGACATATACGCGGCTTATACCTCGGCCAGCCTGCGCTACGACAAGTGGGGCATACGCGCAGGAACGCGCCTGGAGCAGACCGTGGTGGATGCCAACTTCAAATCCTCGGGATCGGTGGCGGAGCAGGATTACCTGAACCTGATTCCAAGCCTGACGCTGACGCGCACCCTGAAGAACATGGCCAACCTGAAGGTATCCTATACGCAGCGCATCGAACGCCCAAGCCTGTGGTACCTGAACCCCTACGTGAACCGCCAGAACGAAAAGGCCATTTCCTACGGAAATCCGAAACTGGAAGCCGCCACAAGCCACGTATTTAGCCTGGGGCACAGCATGTTTAAAAACAGCAACTCCTTAAACAGCACACTTACCCATTCGTTTACCAACAACGCCATTCAGAGCTATACCACCTTTAATCCGGCCGACTCTGTGAGTGCCACTACCTATGGTAACATTGGCCGTAACAGCACCACTACCCTCTCGCTCAATGGCAACTCTACGCTGTTCAAGAAATTAAGTCTGAGCCTGAACGGTTCGCTTTCTTACAGCGAACTCAGCGGCAATATAGAGGGCCAGAACCTGGAGAACAGTGGCGTGAGCGGCTTCATGTACAGCTACATCAGCTACAGGTTCGAGAAGAACTGGCGCGCCAGTATAAACGCTGGTTATTATGCCCCACGCGTGCTGCTGCAGGGCCGCTCAAACGGGCAGTTCTGGAGCGGTTTCTCCCTAAGCAAGGACTTTCTGAAGGATGAAAAGGCCAGCATCAGTCTTTCTGTCCAGAACCCGTTTAACAAGTACTTTACCAGCTACAGCGACATCAGCGGTCAGAACTTTGACCAGCGTAGCGAGTACCGCTACCAGCGCCGCCGCATCAGCATCGGCCTCAGCTATAAGTTCGGCAAGCTGAAAGAGGACATTAAGCGCACCAAGCGCGGCATTAAGAACGACGACCTGAAAAGTGGCGGAGGGGACAATGGCGGCGGCGGTAACAACTAA
- the pncA gene encoding bifunctional nicotinamidase/pyrazinamidase produces MRALLLIDIQNDFLPGGSLAVPEGDAIIPVVNKLQDKFELVVATQDWHPINHKSFASQHEGKNVFETINLNGLEQVLWPDHCMQGTVGAEFSKEMEQNRVEAIFRKGTDPEIDSYSGFYDNGRLKTTGLADYLRGKSITEVYLAGLAADFCVYFSAKDALTEGFKVYYVEDAVRAINAEGFEEAKADLVQRGGQIIQSHTLL; encoded by the coding sequence ATGCGCGCTTTACTGCTGATAGACATACAAAACGACTTCCTACCTGGAGGTTCACTTGCCGTGCCAGAAGGAGACGCTATTATACCTGTTGTAAATAAACTTCAGGATAAGTTTGAACTGGTTGTAGCTACGCAAGACTGGCATCCGATAAACCATAAGAGTTTTGCCTCTCAGCACGAGGGCAAAAATGTGTTCGAGACAATAAACCTTAACGGGTTGGAGCAGGTACTGTGGCCAGACCACTGTATGCAGGGTACTGTAGGCGCTGAGTTCTCCAAAGAAATGGAGCAGAACCGTGTCGAGGCTATTTTCAGAAAGGGTACTGATCCGGAAATAGACAGCTACAGCGGCTTTTATGACAATGGCCGCTTAAAGACCACCGGACTAGCTGACTACCTGCGGGGCAAAAGCATAACTGAAGTATACTTAGCAGGCCTTGCCGCCGACTTCTGTGTTTACTTTTCTGCAAAGGATGCACTAACAGAGGGATTCAAAGTATATTATGTTGAAGACGCTGTACGTGCTATAAATGCAGAGGGCTTCGAGGAGGCCAAGGCAGATTTAGTACAACGAGGAGGGCAGATTATACAAAGCCATACTCTGTTGTAA
- a CDS encoding DEAD/DEAH box helicase produces the protein MGYNKPTPVQEQAIPLILDQKDLIACAQTGTGKTAAYLLPLIDRISHEGYNHTSTLILVPTRELAKQIDEQVEGFGYFASVSSIAIYGGNKGDDWEQQKRALTTGADIIIATPGRLLSHMAMGYVKLDKLNHLVLDEADKMLDMGFMDDLIKIIGQLPKQRQTLLFSATMPRKIRDLAQQILQQPAEVNLAISKPAEGIDQRLYLTYDNQKLPLLEHLLRNLEVLNMIIFTSRKSNVSQIVRSLKKMGFTAEGIQSDMTQEEREWALQGFKNKQYQILVATDILSRGIDIDSLSHVVNFDMPQDAEDYVHRVGRTARAASTGVAITFVNEKDMFRVQKVERLIERELPKLPLPEDFGPGPKYEPGRRDAGSHRHRSGSKPGAGSSRGGENRKSHGGRNKNRSGNKPSQASAEGKANQQVQVTGDQQAQQPRKKRNNRNRNRNKNNNQGGNTAANNAPATPPQA, from the coding sequence ATGGGCTACAACAAGCCTACCCCTGTTCAGGAACAGGCTATCCCCCTGATTCTGGATCAAAAGGACCTTATAGCGTGTGCCCAGACAGGTACAGGTAAAACAGCCGCTTACCTGCTTCCCCTTATCGACCGCATATCACACGAAGGCTACAACCACACCAGCACACTTATTCTGGTACCAACCCGCGAACTTGCCAAGCAGATTGATGAGCAGGTAGAAGGCTTTGGTTACTTTGCCTCAGTAAGCTCCATTGCTATCTATGGCGGTAACAAAGGCGACGACTGGGAACAGCAGAAGCGTGCGCTTACCACAGGCGCTGACATAATTATAGCTACACCGGGCCGCTTGCTCTCGCACATGGCTATGGGCTATGTGAAACTAGACAAGCTTAACCATTTGGTGCTGGATGAGGCAGATAAAATGCTGGACATGGGCTTTATGGATGATCTGATCAAGATCATCGGCCAACTGCCAAAGCAGCGCCAGACACTCCTGTTCTCGGCTACGATGCCACGTAAGATTCGTGACCTTGCACAGCAAATCCTGCAGCAACCGGCAGAAGTTAACCTGGCCATTTCTAAGCCTGCCGAAGGTATAGACCAGCGCCTTTACCTAACCTACGATAACCAGAAACTGCCACTACTGGAGCACCTGCTGCGTAACCTGGAGGTGCTTAACATGATCATCTTCACATCGCGTAAATCTAACGTGTCTCAGATAGTACGCTCCCTAAAGAAGATGGGCTTCACCGCCGAGGGCATACAGTCTGACATGACGCAGGAAGAACGCGAGTGGGCACTGCAAGGCTTTAAGAACAAGCAGTACCAGATCCTGGTAGCCACAGATATTCTCTCCAGAGGTATAGATATTGACAGCCTGAGCCATGTGGTAAACTTTGACATGCCACAGGATGCGGAAGATTATGTACACCGCGTAGGTCGTACGGCCCGTGCTGCCTCTACAGGTGTTGCCATCACTTTTGTGAACGAAAAGGATATGTTCCGGGTGCAGAAGGTGGAGAGACTGATCGAGCGGGAATTGCCTAAATTACCTTTACCAGAAGACTTTGGTCCGGGCCCTAAGTATGAGCCAGGCCGCAGAGATGCAGGCAGCCATCGCCATAGAAGTGGCAGTAAACCTGGTGCTGGTAGTTCCAGAGGAGGAGAAAATCGTAAAAGCCATGGTGGCCGTAACAAAAACAGAAGCGGCAACAAACCAAGCCAGGCTTCTGCAGAAGGTAAAGCTAATCAACAGGTACAGGTAACTGGTGATCAGCAGGCACAACAGCCACGTAAGAAACGTAATAACAGGAACCGTAACAGAAACAAGAACAACAACCAAGGCGGCAATACAGCAGCAAACAATGCACCTGCCACACCGCCACAAGCATAA
- a CDS encoding YebC/PmpR family DNA-binding transcriptional regulator, with translation MAGHNKWSQIKRKKGALDAKRSKIFTKLMKEITVAVKEGGVDPDGNPRLRLAIQTSKAANMPKDNIERAVKKGEGSDAGNYSEATYEGYGPNGVAVFVECLTDNINRTVQNLRTMFNKSGGSLGTSGSVEYLFDRKGVFVAKLDTEMPVKEDELMLELADGGAEEVEFEEGYVTIYSAMEDFGAVQKKVEELGLELESAELQRLPQTTVKVEDPEAVRKILRLIDWLEDDDDVQKVYHNLELSEEVMAELE, from the coding sequence ATGGCAGGACATAACAAATGGTCGCAGATAAAGCGTAAGAAAGGCGCACTGGACGCTAAGCGCTCTAAAATCTTTACGAAACTGATGAAGGAAATAACAGTGGCGGTAAAAGAAGGCGGAGTAGACCCTGATGGAAACCCGCGCCTGCGCCTAGCTATCCAGACTAGTAAGGCAGCCAATATGCCCAAGGATAACATTGAGCGTGCAGTTAAAAAAGGAGAAGGAAGCGATGCAGGTAACTACAGTGAGGCAACTTATGAGGGCTATGGTCCCAATGGTGTGGCCGTGTTTGTAGAATGCCTGACAGACAACATTAACCGTACTGTACAAAATCTTCGCACCATGTTTAACAAAAGCGGAGGCAGCCTGGGCACCAGCGGCTCTGTAGAGTATCTTTTTGACAGAAAAGGTGTATTTGTAGCGAAGTTGGATACGGAGATGCCTGTGAAGGAAGATGAGCTGATGCTGGAGTTGGCAGATGGAGGAGCTGAAGAAGTGGAGTTCGAGGAAGGCTATGTTACTATTTACAGCGCTATGGAAGACTTTGGGGCAGTACAAAAGAAGGTGGAGGAGCTAGGGCTGGAGCTTGAAAGTGCTGAACTGCAGCGCCTGCCCCAAACAACAGTTAAGGTCGAGGACCCGGAGGCAGTACGGAAGATACTTCGTTTGATAGACTGGCTGGAAGATGACGACGATGTGCAGAAGGTGTATCATAACCTGGAGCTTAGCGAGGAAGTTATGGCTGAGCTAGAGTAG
- a CDS encoding CaiB/BaiF CoA transferase family protein encodes MTQPIFKDMLVLELASVLAGPSVGQFFAELGAKVLKIENAATKGDVTRSWKLNSEPADADTPAYFCAANWGKESLALNLTDAGQLQQLYTLVKQADVIIASYKPGDAEKLKVDYETLKSINPRLVYGHITGYGPDDMRAGYDAVVQAESGFMYLNGEPGGLPTKMPVALMDVLTAHQLKEGLLVALLQRERTGEGQLVQVSLLQAAVSSLANQATNYLVAGQEPKRMGSEHPNIVPYGSVYTCKCGKQVVLAVGDDRQFRKLCVILGAESMAEDPRFKNNYARVQHRQEVNERLRQLIAQQDRETFLQQLHVLHVPSGAVHTLPEVFAMPQAQQMLLHAREVKPGLRQIAFRLLGQEPLELVPPPNYGNYGETLSVKLPEHQ; translated from the coding sequence ATGACACAACCGATTTTTAAAGACATGCTGGTGCTGGAGCTGGCAAGTGTGCTGGCCGGGCCAAGCGTTGGGCAGTTCTTTGCCGAACTGGGAGCGAAGGTGCTGAAAATTGAGAATGCTGCTACCAAGGGCGATGTTACCCGCAGCTGGAAACTAAACTCAGAACCTGCTGACGCCGATACTCCTGCCTACTTCTGCGCGGCTAACTGGGGAAAAGAATCGCTGGCGCTTAACTTAACAGATGCCGGGCAGCTGCAGCAGCTGTATACTTTAGTAAAGCAGGCGGATGTAATTATTGCCAGTTATAAACCGGGGGATGCTGAAAAGTTAAAGGTTGATTATGAAACACTCAAAAGCATAAACCCACGCTTGGTGTACGGGCACATCACAGGGTATGGACCTGATGATATGCGGGCTGGCTATGATGCGGTGGTGCAGGCAGAGAGCGGCTTTATGTATCTGAATGGGGAGCCAGGCGGGCTACCAACAAAAATGCCAGTGGCACTGATGGACGTTCTTACTGCTCACCAACTAAAGGAGGGGCTGCTAGTAGCGCTTCTGCAGCGGGAGAGGACAGGGGAAGGGCAACTGGTACAGGTGTCGCTGTTGCAGGCGGCAGTTTCATCCTTAGCCAATCAGGCTACAAATTACCTGGTGGCAGGGCAAGAGCCAAAACGTATGGGGTCGGAGCACCCTAATATTGTACCTTACGGCTCTGTTTACACTTGTAAGTGTGGTAAGCAGGTGGTACTGGCCGTAGGCGACGACAGGCAATTCAGGAAGTTGTGTGTTATACTTGGTGCCGAAAGTATGGCTGAAGACCCAAGGTTTAAAAATAACTATGCGAGGGTACAGCATCGGCAGGAGGTTAATGAGCGGTTGAGGCAGCTAATAGCGCAGCAGGACCGGGAGACTTTTCTACAGCAGTTGCATGTGCTACATGTACCTTCTGGGGCTGTACATACCCTGCCTGAAGTGTTCGCTATGCCGCAGGCACAACAGATGCTGTTACATGCCAGAGAAGTTAAGCCAGGGCTTCGGCAGATCGCTTTTAGGCTACTAGGGCAGGAGCCGCTGGAGTTAGTGCCTCCTCCAAACTATGGGAACTACGGGGAAACGTTATCTGTAAAATTGCCTGAGCATCAGTGA
- a CDS encoding phenylalanine 4-monooxygenase, translated as MNLTQNYSTYTEENHNVWAILFQRQIENLPNKAIPEFFEGLKLVNFQPDRIPNFEEVNKRLKPLTGFEVVAAPGIVDDALFFGLIAEKKFPATVWIRKMDQLDYLEEPDMFHDVFGHVPLLTIPVYCEFLAKLSAMALQHVDRPDIIDRLTRIYWYTIEFGLFRKPGAEARIYGAGILSSVGESNLSVSDESVKYGFDVEHILDTAYIKETFQSQYFCIESFEQLLESLQQIEEAIQKLREEPVEADK; from the coding sequence ATGAACCTGACACAAAACTACAGCACCTACACCGAAGAAAACCATAACGTTTGGGCTATCCTGTTCCAGCGCCAGATTGAGAACCTACCCAATAAAGCTATACCAGAGTTCTTTGAGGGGCTGAAGCTAGTGAATTTCCAGCCGGACCGCATTCCTAATTTTGAAGAGGTTAACAAGCGTCTGAAGCCCTTAACTGGCTTTGAGGTAGTGGCTGCTCCCGGCATTGTAGACGATGCGCTGTTCTTTGGCCTTATAGCTGAGAAGAAGTTTCCGGCCACTGTATGGATCAGAAAAATGGACCAGCTCGATTACCTGGAAGAACCGGATATGTTCCACGATGTTTTCGGGCACGTGCCGCTGCTCACTATCCCTGTCTACTGCGAGTTTTTGGCTAAACTGTCGGCCATGGCACTACAACACGTAGATCGCCCGGACATTATTGACCGCCTGACGCGCATTTACTGGTACACCATTGAATTTGGCCTGTTCCGCAAGCCAGGCGCAGAGGCTCGTATCTACGGTGCAGGTATACTCTCTTCGGTAGGCGAGAGTAACTTATCAGTGTCAGATGAAAGCGTGAAGTACGGATTTGATGTGGAACATATTCTGGACACGGCTTATATCAAGGAGACCTTCCAGAGCCAGTACTTCTGCATAGAAAGTTTTGAGCAGCTGCTAGAGAGCCTGCAGCAGATAGAAGAAGCCATTCAGAAACTGCGGGAGGAGCCAGTAGAGGCTGACAAATAA